Proteins encoded by one window of Aphidius gifuensis isolate YNYX2018 linkage group LG2, ASM1490517v1, whole genome shotgun sequence:
- the LOC122849273 gene encoding uncharacterized protein LOC122849273 has product MHRSMKKGRYRQYCERYSNTDVPERTRRRLLAKNRERQLNDSDSDNLDDENEKQIEAHLVKNNSFSLRDISILPTSCASTSELSIENNLYEAIKNITSSNIDHFDHSSFVDDTNLHHENSFFQDGIENQMNISTNHFIIPEDSESDASITEDHEIENPSSESSTDEELLDIEQNNKDAANMEMDISGFQRNHSNYSKEILIRTLLVLVS; this is encoded by the exons ATGCATCGATCAATGAAAAAAGGTCGTTATAGACAATATTGTGAGCGTTACTCAAATACTGACGTACCTGAGCGAACAAGACGTCGTTTATTAGCAAAAAATCGTGAACGTCAACTAAA tgaCTCAGACTCTGATAATCTggatgatgaaaatgaaaagcAGATAGAAGCTCATCTagtgaaaaataattcattttctcTCCGAGATATTTCCATTTTGCCAACGTCATGTGCAAGTACCAGTGAGCTATCCATAGAAAACAATTTATACGaagctattaaaaatatcacttCATCAAACATCGATCATTTCGATCACTCATCATTCGta GATGACACAAATCTACATCACGAGAACTCATTTTTCCAAGATGGCATTGAGAATCAAATGAACATTTCAactaatcattttattattccagAAGACTCAGAGTCTGAC gCATCTATCACAGAAGATCATGAAATAGAAAATCCATCTTCCGAAAGCAGTACTGACGAAGAATTACTTgatattgaacaaaataacaaagatGCCGCGAATATGGAAATGGATATCAGTGGATTTCAACGGAATCATTCTAATTACTcgaaagaaatattaatacgAACTTTATTAGTGCTTGTATCATAA
- the LOC122849274 gene encoding uncharacterized protein LOC122849274 yields MDMDSLESLLASHRDALRRLCEAEMNWRYAQRMNRPIPPVLRRRNLVLIKYHIEAILRGLIASTMFSRLSGFQMYDDDDLDARPRFRVYNIPANEANDNSTVLEDESDLAMDELDHLIIFPSLGAKYSLIPDDRYGTTMTVELCSVTYESDQEMDVNQESDTETNEVSSTQNNDVAIEE; encoded by the exons ATGGATATGGACTCGTTGGAATctctg TTGGCTTCTCATCGAGACGCTCTTCGCAGATTATGTGAAGCGGAAATGAATTGGCGATATGCACAACGCATGAATCGTCCTATTCCACCGGTATTGCGCCGCCGAAATTTAGTATTG ataaaatatcatattgaaGCTATTCTCAGAGGTTTAATAGCTAGCACTATGTTTTCAAGACTAAGCGGTTTTCAAatgtatgatgatgatgatttagatGCAAGACCACGATTTAGAGTTt ACAATATTCCTGCTAACGAGGCAAATGATAATAGTACAGTATTGGAAGATGAGTCTGACTTGGCTATGGATGAGTTGGACCATCTCATAATATTCCCATCACTTGGAG caaaatattcattgataCCAGATGATCGATATGGTACAACTATGACTGTTG aACTTTGCAGTGTTACGTATGAGTCAGATCAAGAGATGGATGTAAATCAAGAATCTGATACTGAAACTAACGAAGTTTCAAGTAcacaaaataatgatgttgccatagaagaataa